The Mycolicibacterium aurum genome segment CATGGGCACCCGCTGGCAGGATTCCGACAGGCCCCGTGGCGACGACTACGACGCGCGGTGGCAGCATCTGGCGGCCTCGGGCAAGGGCGTGCACGGCGAGGCGGACCTCGTCGAGTCGCTGCTGCGTAGCAGCGGCGGAACCCGGGTGCTGGACGCCGGGTGCGGAACGGGCAGGGTGGCAATCGAACTCGCGGCGCGCGGTTTCTCGGTGGCCGGGCTCGACGCCGATCCGTCGATGCTGCAGGCGGCCAGGCGGAAAGCACCGCAGCTGCACTGGATCGAGTGCGACCTCGTCGACACCGGCGCCCACCTGGACGAGACGTTCGACCTGGTCGTGCTCGCGGGAAACGTGATGATCTTCGTCGACGGCGGGACCGAGGCCGCCGTACTCGAGCAGATGGCGGCCCGGCTGGAGCGGGGCGGCCTGCTGGTGGCCGGTTTCCAGTTGCACACGGGACGGCTGACGCTGGAGCGCTACGACGAGCTGGCGGGCGCCGCGGGCCTGGAGCTGGTGGACCGCTGGTCCACCTGGGACCGGGAGCCGTTTCACGGCGGCGACTACGCGGTGTCGGTCCACCGACTCACGTAGGCCGGCTCACATCGACGCGATGAGCCGTTTGACCCGCTCGTCCACCGAGCGGAACGGGTCCTTGCACAGCACGGTGCGTTGCGCCTGATCGTTGAGCTTGAGGTGCACCCAGTCGACGGTGAAGTCGCGACCGGCCTCCTGCGCCGCGCTGATGAACTCGCCCCGCAGTTTGGCCCGCGTGGTCTGGGGCGGGGTGTTGACCGCCGCCTCGATGTCCTCGTCGGTGGTGATCCGCGCCGCGAGACCCTTGCGCTGCAACAGGTCGAACACGCCGCGACCGCGCTTGATGTCGTGGTAGGCCAGGTCGAGCTGGCTGATCTTCGGGTCGGACAGCTCCATGTTGTAGCGGTCCTGGTAGCGCTGGAACAGCTTGCGCTTGATGACCCAGTCGATCTCGGTGTCGACCTTCGCGAAATCCTGGCTCTCGACCGCATCGAGCTGGCGGCCCCACAGTTCGACGACCTGCTGGATCTGGGTGTCGGGTTCGCGGCTCTGGAGGTATTCGACCGCGCGGGCGTAGTACTCGCGCTGGATGTCGAGCGCGCTGGCCTGCCGGCCGCCGGCCAGGCGCACGGGGCGCCGCCCGGTCAGGTCGTGGCTGACCTCCCGGATGGCGCGGATCGGGTTGTCGAGCGAGAAGTCGCGGAACGCGACACCGGCCTCGATCATCTCCAGAACCAGCGACGCCGATCCCACCTTGAGCATCGTGGTGGACTCACTCATGTTGGAGTCGCCGACGATGACGTGCAGCCTGCGGTACTTCTCCGCATCGGCGTGCGGTTCGTCGCGGGTGTTGATGATCGGCCGGGACCGGGTGGTCGCGCTCGACACGCCCTCCCAGATGTGTTCGGCGCGCTGGGACAGGCAGAACGTCGCCGCCTTGGGGGTCTGCAGCACCTTGCCCGCTCCGCAGATCAACTGGCGGGTGACCAGGAACGGAAGCAGCACATCGGAGATGCGGGAGAATTCGCCGGCGCGGACGATCAGATAGTTCTCGTGGCAGCCGTAGGAGTTGCCCGCCGAGTCGGTGTTGTTCTTGAACAGGTAGATGTCGCCGCCGATGCCCTCGTCGGCGAGCCGCTGTTCGGCGTCGATGAGCAGATCCTCGAGCACGCGTTCACCTGCGCGGTCGTGCGTCACCAACTGGATCAGGCTGTCGCACTCCGCCGTCGCGTATTCGGGGTGGCTGCCCACGTCGAGATACAGCCGCGCACCGTTACGGAGAAAGACGTTGCTGCTACGCCCCCACGACACCACCCGGCGGAACAGATAGCGGGCCACCTCGTCGGGACTGAGCCGGCGATGGCCGTGGAACGTGCAGGTCACACCGAATTCGGTCTCGATGCCCATGATTCGTCGCTGCACCTCATCGAGACTACAAGCTGGTCGGCGGACACGGTGGCCGGACACCCGATGACGGGGCGAATACCTGTGGATAACCGGGTGAAGGCCCCCTTGCGGTCTGCCAGCATGAGCCATGGGGGAAATCGCACATGTCGATCTGGAGCGGTTGCGCCGTGTGGCGGACAGCTTTTCGGGTGCAGCGGCCGAGGTGGCGGGCCTGAGGTGGCCAAATCTCGATCCTGGCGCGCTGCCCGGCTCCGCGGTGGCAGAGGTGGTGGCGGCGCGGGATCTGATCTCCGGCCCGCTGGACGATCTGGTCGCCGGCTTGCAGCGCTGGGCGACCGCGGCGCGGGCCGCCGCGGAGGAGTTCCAGCGGACCGACAGCGTCAACGGGACTCGGTTCACACCGCGGTGATGCGCCCGACCGTGCCTGCGGCGCTGACGTGGCGGCCCGAGGCGCTGCTGACGCCGGCCAGGGAGTGGGACGCCGCCGCGCGCAGACTGTCCGACGTCGTCGAGTCCGCTGTGGCCGACGCGGACCGGAGTCGGGACCACTGGACCGGGTCCGCAGCCGACGCCGCGCGGGAGCGGGCCTGCCGCATCGCGGACGAGACCGCGGTGCTGGCGCGCCGGCTGGTGCTGGCGTCGGTGGCGGCGCGCGACGGCGCCGACCAGATCTCGGCGGCCAGGGACGCGGTGCTGGCCCAGCTTGACCTGGCCCGGCGCGACGGCCTGCAGGTCGCCGACGACGGGACGGTCACCCTCGGCGCCGACCCGGCACGGGTCCTCGTCCTGCTCGCGGGCGGCGCGGACGATGTGGCCGAGGACATGCTCGCCGTGCGGGCGGCGGAGTTGAGCGTCCGGATACGGGATGCGCTGGTACGGCTGGGGGCCGCGGACGCCGACGCCGCCGACGACATCTCGGCGGCGCTGCGCGCGACCGACGCGGACGCGACCGACGCGCCGGCGGCGACGGTTCCTGCGGGCGCATGGCCTGTGCAGGCCGCCGACGTGGTCGACGCGTGGCCGGCGATGAGCCAGGACCGGATCGCCGCACAGGTCGCGGCGATGACTCCCGAGCAGCGTGAGCGCCTGGTCGCCGCATTCCCCCAGCGGGTCGGCAACACCGACGGGATCCCCTGGGAGATGCGCATCGCGGCGAACCGTCGCAACATCGCGGCGGCTGTCCTGGCCGAGTCCGGCTTGGACGAGGGGTCACGTCGCCGCATCGAGTTCTACCGCGGCCTGCTCGGCGAGGTCGATGATCCGGCAGGCGGCGCGCGGACCACCCGCAAGATCGTGGCCTTCGACCCGGGCCGGGCCTCCCTGGTGGAACTCAACGGCGATCTCGCCACCGCGCGCAGCGTTGCGGTGCTGGTGCCCGGGGTGAACACCACCATCGAGGGCTCGGCCGCCAACACCGCCACCGCACGCCGCTTCGTGACGGAGACGGGCGGCGACGTCGCCGTGATCACCTACCTCGGAGGACCGTTCCCGCAGGTCCACGACCCGGCGGCGGTGCTGTTCGATGCCGCCGACCCGCGGTATGCACTGGACATGGCGCCACGGCTGGTGGCCTTCACCGAGGACGTCGATCGCCAGGTCGGCGATGCGGTGCCGGTGACGGTGATCGGACATTCATACGGTGGGTCGGTCGTCGGGACCGCCGAGACGCTGGGGCTCACCTCGGACCGCACCCTGTTCCTGGCGGCAGCAGGCGCCGGGGTCGGTGTGGACGACGCCGGCGACTGGCGAAACCGCAACGCGGGCGTGCTGCGCTTCTCGATGACCGCGCCCGGTGACTTCATCGAGCTGGTCCAGGGCATTCCGGGGGGACCCCACGGCGCCGACCCTGACGAGCTCGACGGCGTAATCCGATTGAGCACAGGCAATTACGATGACGGACGACCGGTGGCGGGCTGGGAGGCGCACTCCGGCATGCTGAACCGGCCGTCGGTTTCGTGGCGGACCATCCTTGCGGTGATCGCCGGACCTATTCCCCAGCCCAGCCCAGTCGGCCGCTGATCTGGTCCGCGGCCGCGATGGTCTGCTTCGCCACCTCGTCGAAACGGTCCGCGGCCAGTCGGTATGACGGACCCGAAACACTCAGTGCGGCAATGACTTGTGCGTGGGCGTCGTAGACCGGCGCGGCCACGGCGTTCAAACCCACCTCGAGCTCCTCGGTGACGCTGGCCCAGCCACGCTCGCGCACCGTGTGCAGTTGCGCCTCCAGATCGGGCACGCTGGTGACGGTGAGCTCGGTGAACGCCGTCAGCGGGCCGTGTAGCCGAGCGCGGACATCGTTGACGTCCAGGCCCGAGAGCAATACCTTTCCGCTGGACGTCGCGTACGCCGGGCAGCTCTGCCCCACCCAGGTACGGAGCGTGATCTCCGACGGGCCGATGGCTTCGACGATGTTGACGATGCGGTCCTGGTCCAGGACAGCAAGATTGGCGGTCTCGCCGACGTCGGCGCTGAGAATGTCGCAGGCGTCCTGGCCCAGTGTGACCAGGCTGGTCCGCCCTCCCGCGACGTGGGCCAGGCGCGGGATCGCGAAACCGAGCCGGTACTTGCCGCGTTCGGAGATCTGCTCGACGAACCCGCGGGTCTCCAGCACCGCGATCAGCCGTGACACCGTCGACTTGTGCACGCCCAGCTCAGCGGCGATCTCGGTGACCCCGGCCTGACCGAGACCCGCGACGATTTCGAGGACCTGCAGCGCCCGGTCCACGGATTGCACGGCGGCGGGTGGATCGCCGGGTACAGAGTCGTCGCGGGTGGCCATTGCCCAGCCACCCTATACGCCGGTGAACCCGAGGTTGCCGACTCGTCGCCGTACCGCGGCGATCTCGCGCAGCCCGTCGCCGAGCAGGCTGCGGTTCAGCGGCGACAGCTCCGACATCGTGACGATGTCGCCGGGGGTATGGCCCGCGGCGATCTGCTCGACCTGGTGGGCCATCCGGAGTCGCTGCAGCATCGCGAACACGTCACACAGTGTCCGCGCGTCGGTCTCGCTGACGGCGCCGGCCTGCGCCGCGGCCGCCAGTCGGGCCGGGGTGGTGGCCGAGGTGACCCCCGCGGTCAGCCCGCCCCATCGGGCGAGGTTGACGATCGGCGTGACGGCGTGGTTCTTCAGATCGAATGTGCCACCGCGGCGCGACACCACGTCACGCAGCGAGCGGGTCCGCACCTTCCCCGACAGCGCGTCGAGCAGTTGCAGGCGCAACGCATTGGGATGCTCGCGGCGGATGCGTTGGTAGGCGGCGGGCACGGTGTGCAGCGCGGGATCTCCCCACACCACTCTGGCGTCGATCAGCAGAGACGAGAACATCAAGCCGCGGTCGCGCAGCGGATCTTCCAACCACCCGCGCGCCGCGTGCCGCCACTCCGATTGCGACCGGGAGAACCGCGGCTTGGCCGCGATCGCGCCATTGCGGTCGGACGGTAATCCGCATGCGTCGAGCAGGTCGTGCACCTCGGTGGCCACCGCTCGCAGCCGCGGAGCGTGGTCGGCGATGTCGTCGCGCCAGGACAGCGCGCTGTCGACGTCGGAGGACGGCATGGCTTCGCGGCGCGCGACACTGCCGAGGGTCAGCCACGCGAATCCGTCGGCAGTGGCGCTGTCGTGTTGCGCCAGCACGAGTTCCAGTGCGCGACGAACCAGGCTGTCGATGACGACCGACAGGATGGCGCTGGTTGCACTGGCTTTGGTGCCGTTGCGGTACAGGTCGACGGCGGTTCCGGTGACGCGCTGACCCACCTGCTGCAGCTGGGCTGCGTCGGCGGCCTGCGCAATGGAGCGACGCAGCATGAAGCTCTGCCGCGCCGACGCGGCGAGCAGGTCGGCGTCTTCGAGAACACCGAGGACCTCGCCCCGCGTTGTCAGCACCGGCATATGCCGCAGACCGCATTCCAGCATCTCCATCAGCACGCTGTCGGCGGTCAGGTCGGCGGTGACGGTGCGGGCGGGAGCACTCATCACCCGCTCGATCGCCACGTCGACCGGCAATCCGGCCGCCACCACCCGGGTGCGCAGGTCACGGTCGGTGAAGATGCCGAGGCCGCCATCGCGCTGCCGGATCAGCGCGTAGGACACGTGATGCTCGGTCATCTGCACCACGACGTCGCGCACCGACTCCGCGGGGTGGACCACCAGTACGTCCCCGCGCACGAGTTCGGCAACGGGTCTGCTGTCGGTGGCGGGCGCGATCGTGGGCCGATCCGCGGCGCGGCTCCACCCGGATGAGGCCAGGAACGCCAGGCCTGCCGGTTTGGCGAACTGCGCGCGCACCAGAGCGCCGGGAAGCCGGAGCAGCGTGCTCGGCACGCTGGTCCGGGCCTCGAAGTCCATTCCCGCACCGGTCAGCAGCGGCATGTACCCGAAGATGCCGCCGGGGACGACGACGTCGATCACCGAACCGTCTGCGCTGGAGCGCAGCGTCACGAAACCCGTGCACACCATCCAGATCTCGTCGGGGACCCGTGCCGAGTAGTCGGCGACGACGACGCCGGCGGCGAACTGTTCGATCGACGCGCCCGCGGCCAGCTCGGCGAGTTCGGCATCGGTCGAGCCCTGAAAAGGCGTGTGCCGGGCCAGGAACGTCGGCAGATCGGACAGGTCAGGTCGCGCGGATGAGGTCGGCACACTTCTCCGCCATCGTCATCACGGTGATGTTCGGGTTGACCGCGGGCAGTTTGGGCATGGCCGAGGCGTCCACCACCCGCAGCCCCGTCACGCCCTTGACCCGCAGTTGCGGATCCAGCACCGCCATCGGATCCGACGCCGCACCCATCCGGGCCGTGGCCGCCGGGTGGTAGACGGTGTTGTGGCAGCGGTGGATGTAGTCGAGCAGCTCCTCGTCGGTGGTCGCGTCGGGCCCTGGCGCCAGTTCCCGGGCCACCCAGGCGGCCAGCGGCGGCTTCGCGGCGATCTCCCGCGCGAGCTTGACGCCGGCGAGCATGATGCGGTCGTCGTAGCCGTCGGGATCGGTGAAGTAGCGCGGATCAACCCTGGCCCGGTCCCGGAAATCCCGGGACCGCAGCCGCACCGTGCCGCGGGAATGGCCCTGAGTCACGTTGGGCGTCAGGCAGAATCCGTTGTCTGTGGTCGGATATCCGTGGCGCAGTGTGTTCATGTCGAACGGGACGCTGCCGTAGTGCATCATCAGGTCCGGCTGGGCCACACCGTCATCGATGGTGGCGAACAGGCCGATCTCCCACCACTGCGTCGACGTCGTCACCATCGGCTTCGAGGCTTCCCAGAACACCAGTCCCTCGACGTGGTCGTCGAGGTTGGCGCCCACGCCGGGTGAGTCGACGCGCACGTCGATGCCGATCTCACGCAGGTGTGCGGTTGGCCCGATTCCGGAGAGCATCAACAACTTCGGTGTGTCGATTGCTCCTGCCGTGACGATCACCTCACGGCGCGCGTGCACGGTGTCGTAGCCGGTCAGATCGGGCCGCTGATAGCGAACGCCGGTGGCGCGCAAGGCGTCGTCGAACAGGATCTCCGAGATCCACGAGTCGGTGCGGACCTCGAGGTTCTTGCGGGTGCCGAGGATCGGATGCAGGAAGGCCTTCGACGTCGAATTCCGGATTCCGTCTTCGCCGCCGTTGATCTGGAACCAGCCCGCCCCGTTGCGCACCGTCTCGCCCCTGTTGAACGCCACCGTCGGCAGCCCGGCAAGCGCTGCCGCTTCGAGAACGGCGGCACCGCAGGGATCCCGGGGTGGCACGTCACGCAGCCGCACGGTCTCGGTCAGTCGGGTGACCAGCGGGAGCACCTCGTCCGCGCTCCATCCGGTGGCACCCATCTGCACCCAGTCGTCGAGTGTCTCGGCGGGCGGGTGGAACGCGATGCACGAATTGTGCGACGAGCAGCCGCCGAGCACCTTCGCCCTGGCGTGGCGCATGAACGAGTTGCCACGCTCCTGTGGTTCCACCGGGTAATCCCAGTCGTACCCGGAGTCGAGAAGGTGCATCCACTCCGACAGCACCAGGATCGCGTCGTCGCCGACGTCGCTCGGGCCCGCCTCGATGAGGCAGACCGTGACGTCGGGATCCTCGGACAGCCGCGCGGCCAGCACACATCCCGCCGTGCCACCGCCGGCGACGACATAGTCGAACTCGGCGGCGGGGGTGTCCACGTCAGCCATCCGTCTTGGCCTCCGCGACGGTCTCGGCGGCATGCGACTTCAGCGTGCCGATGTGGTTGCGGCCCTTGAGGAAATACCACAGCAATCCCGAACCCAGGATCACGCCGATGTACACGAACGCCCCCCAGGTGTTGTACCAGGGTTCGCCGTATACCGCGGCACGCGGCCAGGCCAGGTTGAGCGCCATGCCGACGCCCCACACCACCGCGACGATGTTGACCGGCAGACCCCACCTGCCCATCGTGAAGTAGCCGCCCTCCTTGAGATCCTTTGGTGGCCACTGCCCCTGGAGCCGCTTCTTGAGCAGCGGCCCCGTCACCATCAGATAGGCGAGGTAGATCATGATGATGGCGATCGACGTCAGCACCGTGAAGATCTGGACGTTGGCGATGTTGACGACCAGGATGATCACCGCGATCACGCCGATGGTGACCGCAGGCACGATCGGCGTCTGTGTCTTCGGGTTCACCGTCGCCAGCCTCTCACCGAACGGAAGCGCGTTGTCGCGAGCCATCGCGAACGTGAGCCGGATGGCCGCGGTGTGCACGGCCAGAGTGCAGACCGTGACGGCGATGACGATGCAGATCAGGAAGACCGTACCGAGCGGACCGCCCATGACCTGTTCCACGATGTATTGCAGACCGCCGGTGCTCTCGCCGAGTGCCGGATCCTCAAGATCGGGCGCGGCCATGACCGCGAACACGAGGATGCCGCCGCCGATCACGAAGGACGCCAGGATGGCCCGGGCGATCGCCTTGGGGGCCGTGCGCCGCGGCTCGACCGTCTCTTCGCCGAGCGAGCTGGCGGTGTCGAACCCGTACATCACGTAGCCCGACGCCAACGACGCGATCAGGAAGGCTCCCAGGAAGCCCATGCTCTCCCCCTGGCCGTAACCGTTGGTGGAGAAGAAGATGTCCGGACCCCGCTCGATGTTCGCCGCGAGCAGCACGACGATCAGGACCGCCGCGATCAGCTCGATGAACACGCCGGCGCTGTTGATCCTCGACATCAGCTTCACACCGAGCGCATTGACCAGCGTGGTGAACGCGATCAGAACGGTCCCGAGCAGAACCGCGTTGGCGGCGTAGTCGTACTCGCCTGTCCCGTCGCCGATGATCTGGAATCCGCTCCACACCCGGGGCAGGTTCAACTGATAGGCCAGCGCCACCGCCGAGATCGTCACGATGGATGCGGTGAGCATCAACCAGCCCGACATCCAGCCGACCAGCCGGCTGGCGAGCTTCTTGCTCCAGTTGTAGACCGACCCCGCGACAGGGTATTTGGCGGCGAGCTCCATGAAGCACAGCGCCACTGCCATCTGCCCGACAAACACCAGCGGCCATGACCACAGGTACGCCGGCCCGGCGGTGCCGAATCCGAAATAGAAGAGCTGGAAGGTGCCGGTCAGGATCGAGATGTAGCTCACGCCCGCGGCGAAACTGGCGAACTTCCCGATACTGCGGTCCAACGATTCCTTGTACCCGAAATCCTCCATGCCGCTGTCGGCATGCGGTTCTCTGATCACCATGTACTGTCCTATCCCTTGAACCAGCCCGCGGCGGTGGGAGCAGTGTTATGCCAGATATGTTTGAGCTCTTGGTATTCCGCGAGTCCCGAGGGACCAAGTTCGCGGCCGTTACCCGACTTCCCGAATCCGCCCCACTCCGCCGATGCGGTGTAGTAGCCGAAGTCGTTGAGCCACACCGTGCCGTGCCGCAGTGCCCGCACCACACGTTCGCCTCGCGCCGCGTCCGATGTCCGGACGCCGGCAGCCAGACCGTATTCTGTGTCGTTGCCGAGGGCGATCGCCTCGGCTTCGGTGGTGAATCGCTCGACCGTCAGGATCGGACCGAAGGTCTCTTCCGTGACGATCTTCATCGACCGGTCACACCGGTCGAAAATCGTGGGTAGGTAGAAATATCCGTCGGCCAGTGCCGGGTCGTCGGGTCTGGCGCCGCCGGTGACCAGCTGCGCCCCCTCCGAAATGCCCAGCTGGACATAGTTTTCCACCTTGTCTCGGTGTTGCTCGGACACCAGGGGCCCGGTCTCGCTGGCCGGGTCGAACCCGTCGCCCATACTGATCGTCGCCGCGCGGGCGGCGAGTGCGGCGACGAAATCGTCGGCGATGGACTCCTCGACGATCAGCCGGGTGCCGGCCGAACAGACCTGGCCGGAGTGCAGGAACACCCCGGTCAGGACGTGGTCGACGGCTGCGTCCCACCCCGAATCCTGGTCACCCGGTGCACCGATGTCGGCGAAGACGAGGTGCGGGTTCTTGCCACCGAGCTCCAGCGCCACCTTGGTGACATGCTCGGCGGCGGTGCGGGCGATCACCCGTCCGGTGGCCAGACCGCCGGTGAACGAGATGAAGTCGACATCCGGGTTGTCCGTAAGCGCGGAACCCAGGGTCGCGCCACTGCCCTGGATCAGGTTGACCACGCCCGGTGGCACTCCCGCCTCGGCGAGCAGCCGGACGAAGGCGATGGTGGACAGCGGGGTGACCTCGCTGGGTTTGGCGACCATCGTGCATCCCGCGGCCAGCGCGGGGGCCACCTTCCACGACATCTGCAGCAGGGGGTAGTTCCACGGCGCGATCAGCACGCACACCCCGATCGGTTCCCGCACCACCCGGCTGATCACCGTGGGGTCCCCGACGTCGACCACGCGGTCGGCCTCCACCCCGATCAGTTTCGCGTAATAGCGGAAAACCGAAGTCACGTCGTCGATGTCGATCAGGCTTTCGGCCAGTGTCTTGCCGGTGTCCCGTGTTTCCAGCGAGGCCAGATCGTCTTTGTCGCGTTGCAGCAGGTCGGCGATGCGATCCAGCACAGCCGCGCGGTCTGTGACCGGGGTGGCGCGCCATGTCCCGTCGTCGAAGGCCGCCCTGGCTGCCGCGACGGCGGCACGCGCGTCCTCGGGCGTGGCCTCGTCGACGACGCCGGCGATACTGCCGTGAGCAGGATTGACGATGTCGCGGGTGCCTCCGTCTGAGGCGTGACGCCACGTTCCGCCGATGTAGAGATCGGGTTCGCCGTCCATGGCCTCTGCGCCCCTCTCGTCTCGCCTACACCGCTACCGCCAGCCGGGACACTACCCAGTCATGGAAGTCCGCGATGTGGTGTTCGGCGGGAACGAGGACTCCGCCGCTGCGGTACGCGCGCGACGACATCGCGGGCTGAGTGCGTTCACAGGCCTCGAAATCCTGCATGTTGACCCGATGGAACAGCTCCACGGAGCGGGACACGTCACTGGAGGCGCCGAGCACCTCACCGGTGTAGAGCCAATCGCACTCGACCACTGTGCGATCCGCCGCCAGCGGATACATACGGTGGAAGATCACGTGATCAGGCACCAGATTGACGAACACCGTCGGTTTCACCGTGATCGCGTAGTAGCGCCGGTCCTGCTCGTGTGTGATTCCCGGTAACCGGTCGAACCCGGCGCTGCCGTCGACTGTGAATCCGGCGACCTCGGACCCGAATTCTGCGCCGCGGCCGATGTTGGCCTGGGCTGCCACCCCGCGCGCGAACTCCGGCACCACATCCACCAGTTCGGGATGGATGGAGCTGCAGTGGTAGCACTCCATGAAGTTCTCGACGATCAGCTTCCAGTTCGCCGCGACGTCGTAGACCACCCGGTGACCGACGTCCAGGCCGCCGATGCCGTACCGGTTGATGGTGTCGGCGTCACCGAGCGTCCTGGTGGCCTCGGCGATCACGTCCTCGAACGGGGGCGGGGTGTCGGACAGGCACACCCAGGCGTAGCCGAGCCACTCGGTGAGCGCGACCGGCACGAGTCCGTACTGATACCGGTCGATTGCGGCGCCGGCATCGTCGGTCAGTGTCCCGATGTTGGGGGCCGCCACCAGCTTGCCGTCCAGCGCATAGGTCCAGGAGTGGTAGGGACAGCGCAGCGTCCGCTTCACCTCACCCTCGGACTCGGTGCACAACTGGGCGCCCCGGTGCCTGCAGATGTTCAGGAACGCCCGCAGCAGTCCGTCACGCCCCCGGACCAGCAGCACGCTCTCACGCCCCACCTGCACCTTCTTGAATTTCCCGGCGAGCGCGAGGTCCGAGGAGCGCACCGCGCAGAACCATGTGTTCTCGAAGATGCGTTCCTGCTCGGCGGCGAACACCTCGGGGCTGGTGTAGTACCGGCCGCTCAGCGTCGGCAACAGGGCGGGGAGATTTCCGGTCATGTCGTCACCAATCGGCGAGGGTCGAACAGCGAGATCGGATGCGACGTCGCACCGGAGGTGGCCAGGTCGGCGAGGATCTCCCCCACCACGGGCACGAACTTGAAGCCGTGCCCCGAGAAGCCGCACGCCACAGTCACATTCGTACTGTCAGGATGGCGCGCGATCACGAAGTGCTGGTCGGGGGTGTTGGAGTACATGCACGTCGCCGTGTCCAGGCAGGGACCGTCGAGGGCGGGCAGCAGTTCCGCGGTGCGCTCCCGCATCTCGAGGATCTCCTGCTCGTACACCGTGCGGTCGATCGTCTCCGGCGTGCACTCGACGCCCTTGCGGAAGAACGCGACCTTGACACCACCCCGCGGACCGTCGATGGCCGGGAACCCGTAGATCTGCATACCGTCGGAGTTCTCGTCGATGAAGATCGGATGATCCACGAACGACTCGGTGCCGCCGACGGGGTCGAGCCAGTACAGCACCTGGCGTTCGACGGTGATCGGGATCCCGAAGTCCGCAAGCAGTTGCGGCGCCCACGCACCCGGACAGATGACGGCCTGGCCCGCGGTGTAGGTGCCTGCGTTCGTGCGCACGGTGACGCCGCCGGAATTCTCCGA includes the following:
- the pafA gene encoding Pup--protein ligase, whose protein sequence is MQRRIMGIETEFGVTCTFHGHRRLSPDEVARYLFRRVVSWGRSSNVFLRNGARLYLDVGSHPEYATAECDSLIQLVTHDRAGERVLEDLLIDAEQRLADEGIGGDIYLFKNNTDSAGNSYGCHENYLIVRAGEFSRISDVLLPFLVTRQLICGAGKVLQTPKAATFCLSQRAEHIWEGVSSATTRSRPIINTRDEPHADAEKYRRLHVIVGDSNMSESTTMLKVGSASLVLEMIEAGVAFRDFSLDNPIRAIREVSHDLTGRRPVRLAGGRQASALDIQREYYARAVEYLQSREPDTQIQQVVELWGRQLDAVESQDFAKVDTEIDWVIKRKLFQRYQDRYNMELSDPKISQLDLAYHDIKRGRGVFDLLQRKGLAARITTDEDIEAAVNTPPQTTRAKLRGEFISAAQEAGRDFTVDWVHLKLNDQAQRTVLCKDPFRSVDERVKRLIASM
- a CDS encoding GMC family oxidoreductase, producing the protein MADVDTPAAEFDYVVAGGGTAGCVLAARLSEDPDVTVCLIEAGPSDVGDDAILVLSEWMHLLDSGYDWDYPVEPQERGNSFMRHARAKVLGGCSSHNSCIAFHPPAETLDDWVQMGATGWSADEVLPLVTRLTETVRLRDVPPRDPCGAAVLEAAALAGLPTVAFNRGETVRNGAGWFQINGGEDGIRNSTSKAFLHPILGTRKNLEVRTDSWISEILFDDALRATGVRYQRPDLTGYDTVHARREVIVTAGAIDTPKLLMLSGIGPTAHLREIGIDVRVDSPGVGANLDDHVEGLVFWEASKPMVTTSTQWWEIGLFATIDDGVAQPDLMMHYGSVPFDMNTLRHGYPTTDNGFCLTPNVTQGHSRGTVRLRSRDFRDRARVDPRYFTDPDGYDDRIMLAGVKLAREIAAKPPLAAWVARELAPGPDATTDEELLDYIHRCHNTVYHPAATARMGAASDPMAVLDPQLRVKGVTGLRVVDASAMPKLPAVNPNITVMTMAEKCADLIRAT
- a CDS encoding putative nucleotidyltransferase substrate binding domain-containing protein is translated as MPTSSARPDLSDLPTFLARHTPFQGSTDAELAELAAGASIEQFAAGVVVADYSARVPDEIWMVCTGFVTLRSSADGSVIDVVVPGGIFGYMPLLTGAGMDFEARTSVPSTLLRLPGALVRAQFAKPAGLAFLASSGWSRAADRPTIAPATDSRPVAELVRGDVLVVHPAESVRDVVVQMTEHHVSYALIRQRDGGLGIFTDRDLRTRVVAAGLPVDVAIERVMSAPARTVTADLTADSVLMEMLECGLRHMPVLTTRGEVLGVLEDADLLAASARQSFMLRRSIAQAADAAQLQQVGQRVTGTAVDLYRNGTKASATSAILSVVIDSLVRRALELVLAQHDSATADGFAWLTLGSVARREAMPSSDVDSALSWRDDIADHAPRLRAVATEVHDLLDACGLPSDRNGAIAAKPRFSRSQSEWRHAARGWLEDPLRDRGLMFSSLLIDARVVWGDPALHTVPAAYQRIRREHPNALRLQLLDALSGKVRTRSLRDVVSRRGGTFDLKNHAVTPIVNLARWGGLTAGVTSATTPARLAAAAQAGAVSETDARTLCDVFAMLQRLRMAHQVEQIAAGHTPGDIVTMSELSPLNRSLLGDGLREIAAVRRRVGNLGFTGV
- a CDS encoding DUF7162 family protein produces the protein MGEIAHVDLERLRRVADSFSGAAAEVAGLRWPNLDPGALPGSAVAEVVAARDLISGPLDDLVAGLQRWATAARAAAEEFQRTDSVNGTRFTPR
- a CDS encoding alpha/beta hydrolase — its product is MRPTVPAALTWRPEALLTPAREWDAAARRLSDVVESAVADADRSRDHWTGSAADAARERACRIADETAVLARRLVLASVAARDGADQISAARDAVLAQLDLARRDGLQVADDGTVTLGADPARVLVLLAGGADDVAEDMLAVRAAELSVRIRDALVRLGAADADAADDISAALRATDADATDAPAATVPAGAWPVQAADVVDAWPAMSQDRIAAQVAAMTPEQRERLVAAFPQRVGNTDGIPWEMRIAANRRNIAAAVLAESGLDEGSRRRIEFYRGLLGEVDDPAGGARTTRKIVAFDPGRASLVELNGDLATARSVAVLVPGVNTTIEGSAANTATARRFVTETGGDVAVITYLGGPFPQVHDPAAVLFDAADPRYALDMAPRLVAFTEDVDRQVGDAVPVTVIGHSYGGSVVGTAETLGLTSDRTLFLAAAGAGVGVDDAGDWRNRNAGVLRFSMTAPGDFIELVQGIPGGPHGADPDELDGVIRLSTGNYDDGRPVAGWEAHSGMLNRPSVSWRTILAVIAGPIPQPSPVGR
- a CDS encoding class I SAM-dependent DNA methyltransferase, producing MGTRWQDSDRPRGDDYDARWQHLAASGKGVHGEADLVESLLRSSGGTRVLDAGCGTGRVAIELAARGFSVAGLDADPSMLQAARRKAPQLHWIECDLVDTGAHLDETFDLVVLAGNVMIFVDGGTEAAVLEQMAARLERGGLLVAGFQLHTGRLTLERYDELAGAAGLELVDRWSTWDREPFHGGDYAVSVHRLT
- a CDS encoding IclR family transcriptional regulator, with the translated sequence MATRDDSVPGDPPAAVQSVDRALQVLEIVAGLGQAGVTEIAAELGVHKSTVSRLIAVLETRGFVEQISERGKYRLGFAIPRLAHVAGGRTSLVTLGQDACDILSADVGETANLAVLDQDRIVNIVEAIGPSEITLRTWVGQSCPAYATSSGKVLLSGLDVNDVRARLHGPLTAFTELTVTSVPDLEAQLHTVRERGWASVTEELEVGLNAVAAPVYDAHAQVIAALSVSGPSYRLAADRFDEVAKQTIAAADQISGRLGWAGE